The following proteins come from a genomic window of Pseudomonas sp. WJP1:
- a CDS encoding diaminopimelate epimerase, which translates to MARMYDARGNIYNVVAPEALRQQGINVPDHADRAAQTREAWAPAAIEACCAWAPGTQPPGSKEHCSDGLLVGPFQASPPFDLLIVNTDGTLAERSGNGLTIFSQALSDLGLFPGDEACVLRVHHDKSDTPSPGQTSVKAAHVEGVQGFWLDLGQPGFGPSAVSAVGVEAAQMNGRELSHVRQLSALNDAWSRSQFARVGNPHCVTLVDSVEALPGNEQMRQSPLAEGLMRIAYAMPAGGGKPCPAGINLQWAMRGSEDHVVARVFERGEGPTASSGTSASAVACAAWRVGWVSAGEVKVTMPGGTAPILLEEEQGELSRVSLFGTARLVR; encoded by the coding sequence ATGGCGCGGATGTACGATGCACGGGGCAATATCTACAACGTGGTAGCGCCCGAGGCGCTGCGCCAACAGGGTATCAATGTGCCCGATCACGCCGACCGCGCCGCGCAAACCCGCGAGGCCTGGGCGCCCGCGGCCATCGAAGCGTGCTGTGCCTGGGCACCCGGCACGCAACCGCCCGGCAGCAAGGAGCATTGCAGTGACGGTTTGCTGGTCGGGCCGTTTCAGGCATCGCCGCCCTTTGATCTGTTGATCGTCAACACCGACGGCACCCTGGCCGAGCGCAGCGGCAACGGGTTGACGATTTTCTCCCAGGCGTTGAGCGATCTGGGACTGTTTCCGGGCGATGAAGCCTGTGTACTCAGGGTACATCACGACAAATCCGACACACCCTCGCCGGGGCAGACGTCGGTGAAAGCCGCGCACGTCGAGGGTGTGCAGGGTTTCTGGCTCGACCTGGGCCAGCCTGGCTTCGGGCCGTCGGCGGTCAGTGCCGTTGGCGTTGAGGCAGCGCAGATGAACGGCCGTGAGCTCAGCCACGTGCGCCAACTGTCGGCACTCAATGACGCCTGGTCGCGCAGTCAGTTCGCCCGGGTCGGCAATCCGCATTGCGTGACGCTGGTGGACAGTGTTGAGGCTTTGCCAGGCAATGAGCAGATGAGGCAATCGCCATTGGCCGAGGGGCTGATGCGGATCGCTTATGCGATGCCAGCTGGCGGGGGTAAACCCTGTCCGGCAGGGATTAATCTGCAATGGGCGATGCGTGGGTCCGAAGATCATGTCGTCGCGCGGGTGTTCGAGCGCGGTGAAGGTCCGACGGCGTCCTCGGGGACAAGTGCGTCGGCGGTGGCGTGCGCGGCGTGGCGGGTAGGTTGGGTGAGTGCCGGTGAGGTGAAGGTGACGATGCCCGGTGGTACGGCGCCGATTTTGCTGGAGGAAGAGCAGGGGGAGCTGAGTCGGGTCAGCCTGTTTGGTACGGCTCGATTAGTGAGGTGA
- a CDS encoding sigma-70 family RNA polymerase sigma factor — MTPKLPRRHGFFEHYEELVGTWTRRLRNRQQAEDLAHDTFVRVLESDSATVQQPRAYLHQTARNIAVDGYRREDRRGAMESEAIDESVSSSGDPEHYMQAIQLADSIERALTELPVNCRKVFVWQKIEGLTQAEIAERLGLSKNMVEKYMIRTLRHLRDRLEGLYP; from the coding sequence ATGACCCCCAAGCTGCCCCGCAGACACGGCTTTTTCGAGCACTACGAAGAGTTGGTTGGCACCTGGACCCGTCGCCTGAGAAACCGTCAGCAGGCCGAGGACCTGGCCCACGATACCTTCGTGCGGGTGCTCGAGTCGGATTCGGCGACGGTGCAGCAACCGCGGGCCTATCTGCACCAGACCGCGCGCAACATCGCGGTGGACGGTTATCGACGTGAGGATCGGCGGGGCGCCATGGAGTCGGAGGCGATCGATGAAAGTGTGTCGTCATCCGGCGACCCGGAGCATTACATGCAAGCGATCCAGTTGGCTGATTCCATCGAACGGGCGCTCACCGAGCTGCCGGTCAACTGCCGCAAGGTGTTTGTCTGGCAGAAAATCGAAGGCCTGACCCAGGCTGAAATCGCCGAACGCCTGGGTCTGTCCAAGAACATGGTGGAAAAGTATATGATCCGCACGCTGCGGCATCTGCGCGACCGCCTTGAAGGACTGTACCCATGA
- a CDS encoding ATP-binding protein, which produces MVARIVPRDTLRSRIALTIVAAMLASLLLNGLFVQLAGTWGRPPIERTGLLEQIAANVRVIEAAPVPLRPSLAAAASHPMLEVVWHGQRGDFHLPPGGTQVGPEHSPLHRLLGDVARRIQVFNPSDWPNESPRAHYVALVELRDGSWLSFTPPERSWGLDSSVRIAIIIALGLVATLLVAWIATRQLASPLQRFASAARRFGDDLRAPPIKIEGPDEIRQAIIAFNTMQAQIRHFLSERTQMLAAISHDLRAPLTRMRLRSEFMEDREQQRKMVRDIEEMQTMINAALGFFRDESHGEHATAFDLSELLQTIVDDFRDQDIDVHFTGPAHLVYDGRPLGIKRVIVNLLENAVKYGRKPGIELKGDGQRVCIEVSDEGPGIPESALEQVFDPFYRLETSRNRDTGGVGLGLSAARAIVREQGGELTLRNRDGAGLVARVELPGTRGAKG; this is translated from the coding sequence ATGGTCGCTCGAATAGTCCCGCGCGATACCCTCAGGTCGCGGATCGCCCTGACCATCGTCGCGGCGATGCTCGCTTCGCTGCTCCTCAATGGATTGTTCGTGCAGCTTGCTGGCACCTGGGGCCGCCCGCCCATTGAGCGCACCGGCCTGCTGGAGCAAATCGCTGCGAATGTCCGGGTGATCGAGGCGGCGCCTGTGCCGTTGCGCCCGTCATTGGCCGCCGCCGCGAGCCACCCGATGCTCGAAGTGGTCTGGCACGGCCAGCGGGGCGACTTCCATCTGCCCCCGGGCGGTACGCAGGTGGGGCCCGAACATTCGCCGCTGCACCGATTGCTGGGCGATGTTGCGCGCCGCATTCAAGTCTTCAACCCCAGCGACTGGCCGAATGAAAGCCCCCGGGCGCACTACGTGGCACTCGTTGAACTGCGCGATGGCAGCTGGCTGTCGTTCACGCCGCCGGAACGCAGCTGGGGGCTCGATTCAAGCGTACGGATCGCGATCATCATCGCCCTGGGGCTGGTGGCCACCCTGCTGGTCGCCTGGATTGCCACACGGCAACTGGCCAGCCCGCTGCAACGTTTTGCCAGCGCTGCACGGCGCTTTGGTGATGACTTGCGCGCGCCGCCGATCAAGATCGAAGGCCCCGATGAGATACGCCAGGCGATCATTGCCTTCAACACCATGCAGGCCCAGATCCGACACTTTCTCAGCGAGCGCACGCAGATGCTCGCGGCCATTTCCCACGACTTGCGCGCCCCCCTGACACGGATGCGTCTGCGCAGCGAATTCATGGAAGACCGGGAACAGCAGCGCAAAATGGTGCGCGACATCGAAGAAATGCAGACGATGATCAACGCGGCGCTGGGGTTTTTCCGTGATGAAAGCCACGGGGAACACGCCACGGCATTCGACCTTTCGGAATTGCTGCAAACGATCGTCGACGATTTCCGCGACCAGGACATCGACGTCCACTTCACAGGTCCCGCCCACCTGGTGTACGACGGCCGCCCGCTCGGGATCAAGCGCGTGATCGTCAACCTGCTGGAAAACGCCGTGAAGTATGGCCGCAAGCCAGGTATCGAGTTGAAGGGGGACGGGCAAAGGGTCTGTATCGAAGTCAGTGACGAGGGCCCCGGCATCCCCGAGTCCGCCCTCGAACAGGTGTTCGATCCCTTCTACCGCCTGGAGACCTCACGCAACCGTGACACCGGTGGGGTGGGACTGGGACTCTCCGCTGCCCGGGCGATCGTTCGTGAGCAGGGTGGCGAGCTGACCCTGCGCAATCGCGACGGCGCAGGGCTGGTGGCGCGTGTTGAACTGCCCGGTACTCGCGGCGCCAAAGGCTAA
- a CDS encoding alpha/beta fold hydrolase produces the protein MTDWPLAQSYRFNGHNVRYAVRGDGPPLVFVHGTPFSSFVWHRIAPHFITTHRVHYFDLLGYGQSEKVDGDVSLSVQNQLLAQLLEHWGLDRPDVVAHDFGGATALRSHLLNGKDYRSLTLIDPVALTPWGSPFVQHVRQHEAAFSGLPDYIQQAVVAAYIRGAIKRDIPDDELAPYVQPWLGEPGQAAFYRQIAQMDERYTHEAEGLYPTIRCPVQILWGEDDQWIPIERGRALQQMIPGAQFHPVVNAGHLVQEDAPEAIVAALMRFLPLTMAV, from the coding sequence ATGACTGACTGGCCGCTGGCTCAAAGCTATCGCTTCAATGGGCATAATGTTCGCTACGCCGTGCGCGGCGATGGACCGCCGCTGGTGTTCGTGCATGGCACACCCTTCTCTTCCTTTGTCTGGCACAGGATTGCGCCGCATTTCATCACCACGCACCGGGTGCACTATTTCGACTTGCTAGGCTACGGGCAATCGGAAAAGGTCGATGGCGACGTCTCCCTGAGCGTGCAAAACCAGCTGTTGGCTCAATTGCTGGAACACTGGGGCCTGGATCGCCCGGATGTGGTGGCCCATGACTTCGGCGGGGCGACCGCCCTGCGCAGCCATTTGCTCAACGGCAAGGATTACCGCAGCCTGACACTGATCGATCCGGTGGCGCTGACGCCCTGGGGTTCACCGTTCGTGCAGCATGTACGCCAGCACGAAGCCGCGTTCAGCGGCCTGCCGGATTACATCCAGCAGGCCGTCGTGGCGGCTTATATTCGCGGGGCGATCAAGCGCGACATCCCGGACGACGAACTCGCACCGTACGTGCAACCGTGGCTGGGCGAACCTGGGCAAGCGGCGTTCTATCGGCAGATCGCACAAATGGACGAGCGCTACACCCACGAGGCCGAGGGGCTGTACCCGACGATTCGCTGCCCGGTGCAGATTCTCTGGGGAGAGGACGACCAGTGGATTCCCATCGAACGCGGGCGGGCCTTGCAGCAGATGATTCCAGGGGCGCAGTTTCACCCTGTTGTCAACGCCGGGCACCTGGTGCAGGAGGATGCTCCCGAAGCCATCGTCGCTGCGTTGATGCGTTTTTTGCCACTGACAATGGCTGTTTGA
- a CDS encoding response regulator has translation MSRLLIVDDDVEILSLLKQFFVQHAYEVDLATHGEAMWAMIEKNRPDIIILDLMLPGEGGLSLCQKLRAQTDIAIVMLTAMGELSDRIVGLELGADDYLTKPFDPRELLARLRAVQRRAGEKSPGHEPTRPVITFADWHLDITCRELRSPEGVMIPLSAGEFDLLRVFLEHPQRILTREQLIDLTRGQGHDAYDRSIDVQVSRLRRKIEPDSKRPDLIRTVRNGGYMFCAKVTRS, from the coding sequence GTGAGCAGACTGCTGATCGTCGACGACGATGTGGAAATCCTGTCCCTGCTGAAGCAGTTCTTTGTGCAGCATGCGTACGAGGTGGACCTGGCCACCCATGGTGAGGCCATGTGGGCGATGATCGAAAAAAACCGCCCGGACATCATCATCCTAGACCTGATGCTACCCGGCGAAGGTGGCCTGAGCCTCTGCCAGAAACTGCGGGCGCAGACGGATATTGCGATCGTCATGTTGACCGCGATGGGTGAACTGAGCGACCGCATTGTCGGCCTGGAACTGGGCGCCGACGATTACCTGACCAAACCTTTCGACCCCCGGGAGTTGCTTGCCAGGCTGCGTGCCGTGCAGCGTCGCGCCGGCGAGAAAAGCCCGGGGCACGAGCCGACGCGTCCGGTCATCACCTTCGCCGATTGGCACCTGGACATCACCTGTCGCGAATTGCGTTCGCCCGAGGGTGTGATGATTCCGTTGTCCGCCGGCGAGTTCGATTTGCTGCGGGTGTTTCTCGAGCATCCGCAACGCATTCTCACCCGCGAGCAGTTGATCGACCTGACGCGTGGCCAGGGCCACGATGCCTATGACCGCAGCATCGATGTGCAGGTCAGTCGACTGCGACGCAAGATCGAACCGGACAGCAAGCGCCCGGATCTCATTCGTACCGTGCGTAACGGTGGGTACATGTTCTGCGCCAAGGTGACCCGCTCGTGA
- the codA gene encoding cytosine deaminase — MHIINARLRNQEGLHELHLENGLISNIARQTEAPTLGPDDLDAGGNLVVPPFVEPHIHLDATLTAGEPRWNMSGTLFEGIECWGERKVTITEEDTKVRARKTLRALAAHGIQHVRTHVDVTDPQLTALKAMLEVREESRHLVDMQIVAFPQEGIESYRNGRELMEEAIRMGADVVGGIPHFEYTRDQGVSSVKFLMDLAERTGCLVDVHCDETDDPQSRFLEVLAEEARSRDMGSRVTASHTTAMGSYDNAYCAKLFRLLGHAGISFVSCPTESIHLQGRFDNFPKRRGVTRVNELLEAGMNVCFGQDSIVDPWYPLGNGNILRVLEAGLHICHMLGYRNLQNALDLVTVNSAKALALGERYGLEPGRPANLLILSAENDYEVIRSQGLPLYSVRGGKVLMKRTMPVVEFSSEQV; from the coding sequence ATGCACATCATCAACGCCCGGCTGCGCAACCAGGAAGGCCTGCATGAGCTGCACCTTGAAAACGGCCTGATCAGCAACATCGCCCGGCAGACCGAAGCGCCGACCCTGGGCCCCGACGATCTGGACGCCGGTGGCAACCTGGTGGTGCCGCCCTTCGTCGAGCCGCACATCCACCTCGATGCCACCCTGACCGCGGGCGAGCCACGCTGGAACATGAGCGGCACGCTGTTCGAAGGCATTGAATGCTGGGGCGAGCGCAAGGTCACCATCACCGAAGAAGACACCAAGGTGCGCGCCAGGAAAACCCTGCGAGCCCTCGCCGCCCATGGCATCCAGCACGTGCGCACCCACGTCGACGTCACCGACCCGCAGCTCACGGCGCTCAAGGCCATGCTCGAGGTGCGCGAAGAAAGCCGGCATCTGGTCGACATGCAGATCGTCGCATTCCCCCAGGAAGGCATCGAGTCCTACCGCAATGGTCGCGAGCTGATGGAAGAAGCCATCCGCATGGGTGCCGACGTGGTGGGTGGCATTCCGCATTTCGAGTACACCCGCGACCAGGGTGTCAGTTCGGTGAAATTCCTCATGGACCTGGCCGAGCGCACCGGTTGCCTGGTGGACGTGCATTGCGATGAAACCGACGACCCGCAGTCGCGGTTCCTGGAGGTGCTGGCCGAAGAAGCCCGCAGCCGCGACATGGGCTCGCGGGTCACCGCCAGCCATACCACGGCCATGGGCTCGTACGACAACGCCTACTGCGCCAAGCTGTTTCGCCTGCTCGGGCACGCCGGGATCAGCTTTGTCTCGTGCCCCACCGAAAGCATTCACCTGCAAGGCCGTTTCGACAATTTTCCGAAACGCCGGGGCGTGACCCGGGTCAACGAACTACTGGAAGCCGGCATGAACGTCTGTTTCGGCCAGGACTCGATCGTCGACCCCTGGTACCCGCTGGGCAACGGCAACATTCTGCGGGTACTCGAAGCTGGCCTGCATATCTGCCACATGCTCGGTTATCGCAACCTGCAAAACGCACTGGACCTGGTCACCGTCAACAGCGCCAAGGCCCTGGCATTGGGTGAGCGCTACGGGCTTGAACCCGGACGGCCGGCGAACCTGTTGATCCTCTCGGCGGAAAACGATTACGAGGTGATTCGCAGCCAGGGCTTGCCGCTGTATTCGGTGCGCGGTGGCAAGGTGTTGATGAAGCGGACGATGCCGGTGGTGGAGTTTTCCAGCGAACAGGTCTGA
- a CDS encoding MFS transporter, which yields MTNLNTQTSFVPGRLEQMSTRIAFFIAGFGIAAWAPLVPYAKARAGLDEGTLGLLLLCLGVGSILAMPVAGFLATRFGCRKVATGGTLLICAALPLLATVSSIAALIGALFMFGAGLGTVDSTVNLQAVIVERASGKNMMSGFHGLFSLGGIVGAAGVSALLGLGLAPLGAMLVVIVLLLVALLKAAPHMLPYGSESSGPAFAVPHGIVLFIGGMCFIVFLAEGAALDWSAVFLAQERGIDKAYAGLGYAAFALTMTVGRLTGDSIVRRLGATRVIVFGGMTAAAGLFLATFAPSWEASLVGYALLGAGCSNIVPVLYTAVGKQTVMPQSIAVPAITTLGYAGILAGPAVIGFVAHAASLSFAFGLMALLLLAVAIGGKVLKV from the coding sequence ATGACCAACCTCAATACCCAGACCTCATTCGTGCCAGGGCGCCTGGAACAGATGTCCACGCGCATCGCCTTTTTCATCGCCGGCTTCGGCATCGCCGCGTGGGCACCGCTGGTGCCATATGCCAAGGCGCGGGCCGGGCTGGATGAAGGCACCCTGGGTTTGCTGCTGTTGTGCCTCGGCGTGGGCTCGATATTGGCAATGCCCGTGGCCGGTTTCCTGGCCACGCGCTTCGGTTGCCGCAAGGTGGCGACCGGTGGCACCTTGCTGATCTGTGCGGCGCTGCCGCTGCTGGCCACGGTATCGTCAATTGCGGCCTTGATCGGCGCATTGTTCATGTTCGGCGCGGGCCTCGGCACCGTGGATTCGACGGTGAACCTGCAGGCGGTGATCGTCGAACGCGCCAGTGGCAAAAACATGATGTCGGGGTTTCACGGGTTGTTCAGCCTGGGCGGAATCGTCGGCGCGGCGGGCGTCAGTGCGCTGCTCGGCCTGGGGCTCGCGCCGCTGGGGGCGATGCTGGTGGTCATTGTGTTGCTGCTGGTTGCACTACTCAAGGCTGCCCCGCACATGCTGCCCTATGGCAGCGAAAGTTCGGGGCCGGCGTTCGCTGTTCCCCACGGCATCGTGCTGTTTATCGGCGGGATGTGTTTCATTGTGTTCCTAGCCGAAGGTGCCGCCCTGGACTGGAGCGCGGTGTTCCTGGCTCAGGAACGCGGCATCGACAAGGCCTACGCCGGATTGGGTTATGCGGCATTTGCCCTGACCATGACGGTGGGCCGGTTGACCGGTGATTCAATCGTGCGTCGCCTGGGTGCGACGCGGGTGATTGTCTTTGGTGGGATGACGGCAGCGGCCGGACTATTCCTGGCCACGTTCGCCCCCAGCTGGGAAGCGTCGCTGGTGGGTTATGCACTGCTGGGCGCCGGATGTTCGAACATTGTGCCGGTGCTGTACACCGCGGTGGGCAAGCAGACCGTGATGCCGCAAAGTATCGCCGTGCCAGCCATTACCACCCTGGGTTACGCCGGGATTCTCGCAGGGCCTGCGGTGATCGGATTTGTCGCCCATGCCGCCAGTCTGAGTTTTGCCTTCGGGTTGATGGCGCTGTTGCTGCTGGCGGTGGCGATTGGCGGGAAAGTGTTGAAGGTTTAA
- a CDS encoding FecR family protein yields the protein MMDTRDCACGQTTVRDEAARWFVRLQEPAVDVDAQRQFESWLKEHPQHRSEFQLLQGLWTAADLLPAARLRALCEEAPARSKRRPILRYAVAASVLAVAVGLGLFNSLKQPSPYTAEFSTALGERRQVALPDGSVIDLDSRSRIQVRFEKNRRAIELSEGEAMFNVQHDSSRPFVVEAGSGKVTVTGTRFDVRRGSAETRVVVEQGTVKVQGRSAADNDFVNLTAGLGTQVDAQGRVAAAYAVNPAELTAWRNGKLVFNNASLADVAEQVSRYRDKPLKVGNAAVGNLRLTSVFKSDNTDALLKALPSILPVAVRTLDDGSQEIISK from the coding sequence ATGATGGATACTCGTGATTGTGCGTGCGGGCAAACAACGGTTCGCGATGAAGCGGCGCGGTGGTTTGTGCGTTTGCAGGAACCCGCCGTCGATGTCGACGCGCAACGCCAATTCGAAAGCTGGCTGAAGGAACACCCTCAACACCGCAGCGAATTCCAATTGCTCCAGGGCCTGTGGACAGCCGCTGACCTGTTGCCGGCGGCGCGTCTGCGGGCGTTGTGTGAAGAAGCGCCGGCGCGCAGCAAACGGCGACCGATATTGCGCTATGCGGTGGCCGCCAGTGTGCTGGCGGTAGCGGTCGGCTTGGGACTGTTCAACAGTCTGAAGCAACCGTCGCCTTATACGGCGGAGTTTTCCACAGCCCTGGGCGAACGTCGCCAGGTAGCCTTGCCCGACGGTTCGGTGATCGATCTGGACAGCCGCAGCCGGATTCAGGTGCGGTTTGAAAAGAATCGTCGCGCCATTGAGCTGAGCGAAGGCGAGGCGATGTTCAACGTCCAGCATGACAGCAGTCGGCCGTTTGTGGTTGAAGCCGGAAGTGGCAAGGTCACGGTCACCGGTACCCGCTTCGATGTGCGCCGGGGCAGCGCCGAAACCCGGGTCGTGGTGGAGCAGGGCACGGTCAAGGTGCAAGGGCGCTCGGCGGCCGACAATGATTTCGTCAACCTCACCGCAGGGCTGGGTACCCAGGTCGATGCCCAAGGCAGAGTCGCGGCTGCCTACGCGGTCAACCCCGCTGAACTCACGGCCTGGCGCAACGGCAAGCTGGTGTTCAACAACGCCAGCCTGGCCGATGTTGCCGAGCAGGTCTCGCGTTATCGGGACAAGCCGCTCAAGGTCGGCAACGCGGCGGTGGGCAATCTGCGCCTGACCAGCGTGTTCAAGTCCGACAACACCGACGCGTTGCTCAAGGCCCTGCCGAGCATCCTTCCGGTGGCCGTGCGCACGCTCGATGACGGCAGCCAGGAAATAATTTCAAAATAA
- a CDS encoding TonB-dependent siderophore receptor codes for MPLALALAVNLALPQAFAADAIHIPAQPLGQALSQLGQQTSLQVFFSPELVAGKQAPAVDGNIAPEEALRQLLQGSGLQYQINEGSVTLLPAPASAENGPLELGMTDIKVVGDWLGDADAAVVQNHPGARTVIRREAMVEQGAMNVGDVLKRVPGVQVQEANGTGGSDISLNVGVRGLTSRLSPRSTVLIDGVPAAFAPYGQPQLSMAPISSGNLDSIDVVRGAGSVRYGPQNVGGVINFVTRAIPEQASAEIGSTLETSQHGGWKHIDTLFAGGTADNGMGVALLYSGVNGNGYRKSNNGNDIDDVILKTHWAPTDVDDFSLNFHYYDASADMPGGLTQAQYDADPFQSDRDNDNFSGRRKDVSFKWIRQLDDRTQAEVLTYYSDSFRGSNIAARDQKTLGSFPRTYYTYGIEPRVSHVFDVGQTTQEVSVGYRYLKEGMHEQASRLGLNSSNEPVVTKTSDGHVYQDRTGGTEAHAVYVDNKIDVGNWTITPGVRFEHIQTEWHDRPVLDTAGKPVQEKRRSIESNEPLPALSVMYHMSDAWKLFANYETSFGSLQYFQLGQGGVGDETANGLEPEKAKTYEIGTRYNDEVWGGEVTLFYIDFDKELQYISNDAGWTNLGATTHRGIEASVHYDMAALDPRLAGLTANAGYTYTRAVYEGEIPDFKGRDLPFYSRQVATAGLRYDINRWTYNLDAFAQSKQRSPGVAVNADGSFSNNYITEGTADGQYGDIPGYVTWNVRAGYDFGPQVSNLKLGAGVKNIFDKQYFTRSSDNNAGMYVGTPRTFFVQASVGF; via the coding sequence TTGCCGCTGGCCCTTGCACTGGCGGTCAACCTGGCGCTGCCCCAGGCATTCGCTGCCGATGCTATTCACATCCCGGCGCAACCTTTGGGGCAGGCCCTGAGCCAGTTGGGCCAGCAAACTTCGCTGCAGGTTTTTTTCAGTCCTGAACTGGTGGCCGGCAAGCAGGCCCCCGCGGTGGATGGCAATATCGCCCCGGAAGAGGCGCTGCGCCAGTTGTTGCAAGGTAGCGGCCTGCAATACCAGATCAATGAAGGCTCGGTGACCCTGCTGCCGGCCCCGGCCTCTGCGGAAAACGGCCCGTTGGAGCTGGGCATGACCGACATCAAGGTGGTGGGCGACTGGCTCGGTGATGCCGATGCCGCGGTGGTGCAGAACCACCCCGGCGCCCGAACCGTGATTCGCCGCGAGGCCATGGTCGAGCAAGGTGCGATGAACGTCGGCGACGTCTTGAAGCGCGTGCCGGGTGTGCAAGTGCAAGAGGCCAACGGCACCGGTGGTAGTGATATCTCGCTGAACGTCGGCGTTCGCGGGCTGACCTCGCGCCTGTCGCCACGCTCGACCGTGTTGATCGATGGTGTTCCGGCGGCCTTCGCCCCCTATGGCCAGCCGCAGTTGTCCATGGCGCCGATTTCCTCCGGCAACCTCGACAGCATCGACGTGGTACGCGGCGCCGGCTCGGTGCGTTATGGGCCACAGAACGTCGGCGGGGTGATCAACTTCGTGACCCGGGCGATCCCGGAACAAGCCTCGGCTGAAATCGGCAGCACGCTGGAAACCTCCCAGCACGGTGGCTGGAAGCACATCGATACGCTGTTCGCCGGCGGCACCGCAGACAACGGCATGGGCGTGGCGCTGTTGTATTCCGGGGTGAATGGCAACGGTTATCGCAAAAGCAACAATGGCAATGACATCGACGACGTGATCCTCAAGACTCACTGGGCGCCGACCGATGTGGACGATTTCAGCCTCAACTTTCACTACTACGACGCCAGCGCCGACATGCCCGGTGGCCTGACCCAGGCCCAGTACGACGCCGATCCGTTCCAGTCCGACCGTGACAACGACAACTTCAGCGGTCGCCGCAAGGACGTGTCGTTCAAGTGGATTCGGCAACTCGACGACCGCACCCAGGCCGAAGTGCTGACCTACTACTCCGACAGTTTCCGTGGCAGCAACATCGCCGCTCGCGACCAGAAGACCTTGGGTTCGTTTCCGCGCACCTACTACACCTATGGCATCGAACCGCGTGTGTCCCACGTGTTCGACGTCGGCCAGACGACCCAGGAAGTCAGCGTCGGTTATCGCTACCTGAAAGAAGGTATGCACGAGCAAGCGAGCCGTCTGGGGCTGAACAGCAGCAACGAACCGGTGGTGACCAAGACGTCGGACGGCCATGTGTACCAGGACCGTACCGGTGGTACTGAAGCCCACGCGGTGTATGTCGACAACAAAATCGATGTCGGCAACTGGACCATCACCCCGGGTGTGCGTTTCGAACACATCCAGACCGAATGGCATGACCGCCCGGTGCTCGACACCGCGGGCAAGCCGGTGCAGGAAAAACGCCGCAGCATCGAGAGTAACGAGCCGCTGCCGGCGCTGAGCGTGATGTATCACATGTCCGATGCCTGGAAACTGTTCGCCAACTACGAAACCTCGTTCGGCTCCCTGCAGTATTTCCAGCTCGGCCAGGGTGGCGTGGGTGACGAAACGGCCAACGGCCTTGAGCCGGAAAAAGCCAAGACCTACGAGATCGGTACGCGCTACAACGATGAAGTGTGGGGCGGTGAAGTGACGCTGTTCTACATCGACTTCGATAAAGAGCTGCAATACATCAGCAACGATGCGGGCTGGACGAACCTAGGCGCCACCACGCACCGCGGTATCGAGGCTTCGGTGCACTACGACATGGCCGCGCTGGACCCTCGCCTCGCCGGCCTGACCGCGAACGCCGGCTACACCTACACCCGTGCGGTCTATGAAGGTGAGATTCCGGACTTCAAGGGGCGGGACCTGCCGTTCTACTCGCGCCAGGTGGCGACCGCCGGCCTGCGCTACGACATCAATCGCTGGACCTACAACCTGGATGCCTTCGCCCAGTCCAAACAACGCTCCCCGGGCGTGGCGGTGAACGCTGACGGCAGCTTCAGCAACAACTACATCACCGAAGGCACGGCGGATGGGCAGTACGGCGACATTCCGGGCTACGTCACCTGGAACGTGCGCGCCGGCTATGATTTCGGTCCGCAGGTGTCGAACCTGAAGCTGGGGGCCGGGGTGAAAAACATCTTCGACAAGCAGTACTTCACCCGCTCCAGCGACAACAACGCGGGCATGTACGTCGGTACGCCGCGTACGTTCTTCGTGCAGGCCAGCGTCGGGTTTTAA